In the Harmonia axyridis chromosome 3, icHarAxyr1.1, whole genome shotgun sequence genome, one interval contains:
- the LOC123676204 gene encoding centaurin-gamma-1A isoform X2: MHDRQRAKLLCRRLGLFHRRRDAFVLTGATRTSGLLSWGSGGLETRRGCCDLFLESDVCFEREKRFTAWVDAVIFVFSLENESSFNAIYNYYTKMSHYRNSAEIPLILVGTQDAISENNPRVIDDSRARKLANDLKRCSYYETCATYGLNVERVFQDACQKIVQQRLSSSTSCLTPTNSRPSTPNNHFHQRHFGPITTQSTNGIGQSPTSNMSPSHNYALGHKDSANILTLGNRQPHNLSSSTHHLYRQTEKDPIFRSYEEKWNSSSSTLGSHGSSQGLVVQTVPAENNNVTKFAPSHTLDNVQNSQNNTKDSKDLPTPNSTPTTSRKSRRRSNLFTTSKKGDEKLKNGGDFGSGRAIPLKQGYLYKKSSKPLNKDWKKKYVTLCDDGRLTYHPSLHDYMDDVHSKEISLQYVTVKVPGQKPRGSRSIITVIGANGSNGINEGIGGLSIGAKDKGVTERGLLSALDVMKDPSSKYSQASGDEGMVLSNSSTFLNGDGLKTETPNVKKRHRRMKSSGVKNSEYDDPDGYEFYIVSLDNKQWHFEAASSEERDEWVAAIEQQILNSLQLSESSQVKKLTSSVEAATILSIRTRVPGNGCCVDCDAPNPDWASLNLGVLMCIECSGVHRNLGSHISRVRSLDLDKWPPGHLSVMLAIGNTLANSVWECNIQGRLKPSPNSSREEKEQWIRWKYESKDFLPPPSNTMPLGQQLVDVVCSANIKSIIHVLAQANTEQVNSHVSPRDLRTPLHLACAMGNLAVAQLLIWHNANVKSIDQDGRTPLAYARAALSIAIAKNQTNNTANSEANVSTCRSLIELLISYGCPELSTFVPGSGTLPRRRGNQAIQHLEKLPSSIL; encoded by the exons ATGCACGATAGGCAGCGGGCGAAATTGCTGTGCCGGCGCCTCGGTTTATTCCACCGCCGCCGCGACGCCTTCGTACTCACCGGCGCTACACGCACCTCAGGACTCCTCAGTTGGGGTTCCGGTGGCTTAGAGACTCGAAGGGGTTGTTGCGACCTGTTCCTTGAATCAGACGTGTGTTTTGAAAGGGAGAAACGC TTTACCGCGTGGGTGGACGCAGTTATCTTCGTGTTCAGCCTGGAAAACGAATCATCCTTCAACGCAATCTACAACTATTACACCAAGATGTCACATTACAGAAATTCAGCCGAGATACCACTGATCCTTGTGGGAACCCAAG ATGCAATAAGCGAGAACAACCCACGTGTGATCGATGATTCACGAGCTAGAAAATTGGCAAACGACCTGAAGAGGTGTTCCTACTACGAAACGTGCGCCACCTACGGTTTGAACGTGGAACGCGTTTTCCAAGACG caTGCCAGAAAATTGTACAACAGCGGCTGTCGTCTTCGACCTCCTGTTTGACTCCTACCAATTCGCGACCATCGACGCCTAACAATCATTTTCACCAGAGGCATTTTGGACCCATCACCACACAATCAACTAATGGAATAGGACAATCACCTACGAGTAACATGTCGCCTAGTCATAATTACGCTTTAGGTCATAAG GATTCTGCTAATATTCTTACGCTCGGAAATCGTCAACCGCACAATCTTTCATCGTCCACTCATCATTTGTACAGACAAACTGAAAAAGATCCGATATTCAGATCGTACGAAGAAAAGTGGAATTCATCATCCTCAACCCTTGGAAGCCATGGCTCCTCTCAAGGACTCGTGGTACAAACTGTACCAGCTGAGAATAATAACGTAACTAAATTCGCACCATCCCACACACTGGATAATGTACAGAACTCACAGAACAATACAAAAGACTCAAAAG ATCTACCTACACCGAACTCAACCCCTACAACTTCAAGAAAAAGTCGACGAAGATCTAATCTGTTCACAACATCGAAGAAAGGGGATGAGAAATTGAAGAATGGAGGGGATTTCGGTAGCGGTAGAGCCATACCATTGAAACAGGGATACTTGTATAAGAAAAGTAGCAAACCCTTAAATAAAGATTGGAAAAAGAAGTATGTAACATTATGTGATGATGGTAGATTGACGTATCATCCTAGTCTTCATGACTACATGGATGATGTTCACAGCAAAGAAATTTCTTTGCAATATGTGACCGTTAAGGTTCCTGGACAGAAACCTAGGGGCTCCAGATCTATCATAACAGTTATAGGGGCCAATGGAAGTAACGGTATAAACGAAGGCATTGGTGGATTATCGATTGGTG CTAAAGATAAAGGTGTAACAGAAAGAGGCTTACTTAGTGCTTTAGACGTGATGAAAGATCCTAGTTCGAAATACTCCCAAGCAAGTGGAGATGAAGGTATGGTACTGTCAAACAGCAGTACTTTCTTGAATGGGGATGGTTTGAAAACGGAAACGCCAAATGTTAAGAAGAGGCACCGAAGAATGAAGAGTAGTGGAgttaaaaattcagaatatgatg ATCCAGATGGCTATGAGTTCTACATAGTTTCGCTGGATAACAAACAGTGGCACTTTGAAGCTGCAAGTTCTGAAGAGAGAGACGAGTGGGTTGCTGCCATTGAGCAGCAGATCTTGAATTCCTTGCAACTGAGCGAATCTTCGCAGGTTAAAAAGCTAACCAGTAGCGTGGAAGCTGCTACGATATTGTCAATACGAACTAGGGTACCTGGAAATGGATGTTGTGTTGACTGTGATGCTCCAA ATCCAGATTGGGCAAGTTTAAATTTGGGAGTCCTGATGTGTATAGAATGTTCCGGAGTCCATAGAAATTTAGGGTCCCATATATCCAGGGTCCGTTCACTTGATTTGGACAAGTGGCC accTGGCCATCTTAGTGTAATGTTAGCTATAGGAAACACACTAGCAAATTCAGTGTGGGAGTGCAATATTCAAGGGAGGTTGAAACCGAGTCCTAATTCCAGCCGGGAAGAGAAAGAACAGTGGATTAGATGGAAATATGAGAGTAAAGACTTCTTACCTCCACCTAGCAATACAATGCCCCTGGGCCAACAGCTCGTAGATGTCGTTTGTAGTGCTAACATAAAATCAATCATCCATGTTTTGGCACAAGCCAATACCGAACAGGTGAATTCTCATGTTTCCCCAAGAGATTTGAGGACACCTTTACATCTTGCTTGTGCAATGGGAAACTTGGCAGTGGCTCAACTATTGATCTGG CATAATGCAAATGTTAAAAGCATAGATCAAGATGGGCGTACACCCTTAGCCTACGCTAGAGCTGCTCTGAGCATAGCAATTGCCAAGAACCAAACAAACAACACTGCAAATTCTGAAGCAAATGTATCAACTTGTAGAAGTCTGATTGAGCTCCTGATATCATATGGTTGTCCAGAACTATCCACATTTGTTCCTGGTAGTGGAACCCTTCCTCGCCGTAGAGGTAACCAAGCCATCCAACATTTAGAAAAATTACCTTCAAGCATCCTTTAG
- the LOC123676204 gene encoding centaurin-gamma-1A isoform X3: MSHYRNSAEIPLILVGTQDAISENNPRVIDDSRARKLANDLKRCSYYETCATYGLNVERVFQDACQKIVQQRLSSSTSCLTPTNSRPSTPNNHFHQRHFGPITTQSTNGIGQSPTSNMSPSHNYALGHKDSANILTLGNRQPHNLSSSTHHLYRQTEKDPIFRSYEEKWNSSSSTLGSHGSSQGLVVQTVPAENNNVTKFAPSHTLDNVQNSQNNTKDSKDLPTPNSTPTTSRKSRRRSNLFTTSKKGDEKLKNGGDFGSGRAIPLKQGYLYKKSSKPLNKDWKKKYVTLCDDGRLTYHPSLHDYMDDVHSKEISLQYVTVKVPGQKPRGSRSIITVIGANGSNGINEGIGGLSIGAKDKGVTERGLLSALDVMKDPSSKYSQASGDEGMVLSNSSTFLNGDGLKTETPNVKKRHRRMKSSGVKNSEYDDPDGYEFYIVSLDNKQWHFEAASSEERDEWVAAIEQQILNSLQLSESSQVKKLTSSVEAATILSIRTRVPGNGCCVDCDAPNPDWASLNLGVLMCIECSGVHRNLGSHISRVRSLDLDKWPPGHLSVMLAIGNTLANSVWECNIQGRLKPSPNSSREEKEQWIRWKYESKDFLPPPSNTMPLGQQLVDVVCSANIKSIIHVLAQANTEQVNSHVSPRDLRTPLHLACAMGNLAVAQLLIWHNANVKSIDQDGRTPLAYARAALSIAIAKNQTNNTANSEANVSTCRSLIELLISYGCPELSTFVPGSGTLPRRRGNQAIQHLEKLPSSIL; encoded by the exons ATGTCACATTACAGAAATTCAGCCGAGATACCACTGATCCTTGTGGGAACCCAAG ATGCAATAAGCGAGAACAACCCACGTGTGATCGATGATTCACGAGCTAGAAAATTGGCAAACGACCTGAAGAGGTGTTCCTACTACGAAACGTGCGCCACCTACGGTTTGAACGTGGAACGCGTTTTCCAAGACG caTGCCAGAAAATTGTACAACAGCGGCTGTCGTCTTCGACCTCCTGTTTGACTCCTACCAATTCGCGACCATCGACGCCTAACAATCATTTTCACCAGAGGCATTTTGGACCCATCACCACACAATCAACTAATGGAATAGGACAATCACCTACGAGTAACATGTCGCCTAGTCATAATTACGCTTTAGGTCATAAG GATTCTGCTAATATTCTTACGCTCGGAAATCGTCAACCGCACAATCTTTCATCGTCCACTCATCATTTGTACAGACAAACTGAAAAAGATCCGATATTCAGATCGTACGAAGAAAAGTGGAATTCATCATCCTCAACCCTTGGAAGCCATGGCTCCTCTCAAGGACTCGTGGTACAAACTGTACCAGCTGAGAATAATAACGTAACTAAATTCGCACCATCCCACACACTGGATAATGTACAGAACTCACAGAACAATACAAAAGACTCAAAAG ATCTACCTACACCGAACTCAACCCCTACAACTTCAAGAAAAAGTCGACGAAGATCTAATCTGTTCACAACATCGAAGAAAGGGGATGAGAAATTGAAGAATGGAGGGGATTTCGGTAGCGGTAGAGCCATACCATTGAAACAGGGATACTTGTATAAGAAAAGTAGCAAACCCTTAAATAAAGATTGGAAAAAGAAGTATGTAACATTATGTGATGATGGTAGATTGACGTATCATCCTAGTCTTCATGACTACATGGATGATGTTCACAGCAAAGAAATTTCTTTGCAATATGTGACCGTTAAGGTTCCTGGACAGAAACCTAGGGGCTCCAGATCTATCATAACAGTTATAGGGGCCAATGGAAGTAACGGTATAAACGAAGGCATTGGTGGATTATCGATTGGTG CTAAAGATAAAGGTGTAACAGAAAGAGGCTTACTTAGTGCTTTAGACGTGATGAAAGATCCTAGTTCGAAATACTCCCAAGCAAGTGGAGATGAAGGTATGGTACTGTCAAACAGCAGTACTTTCTTGAATGGGGATGGTTTGAAAACGGAAACGCCAAATGTTAAGAAGAGGCACCGAAGAATGAAGAGTAGTGGAgttaaaaattcagaatatgatg ATCCAGATGGCTATGAGTTCTACATAGTTTCGCTGGATAACAAACAGTGGCACTTTGAAGCTGCAAGTTCTGAAGAGAGAGACGAGTGGGTTGCTGCCATTGAGCAGCAGATCTTGAATTCCTTGCAACTGAGCGAATCTTCGCAGGTTAAAAAGCTAACCAGTAGCGTGGAAGCTGCTACGATATTGTCAATACGAACTAGGGTACCTGGAAATGGATGTTGTGTTGACTGTGATGCTCCAA ATCCAGATTGGGCAAGTTTAAATTTGGGAGTCCTGATGTGTATAGAATGTTCCGGAGTCCATAGAAATTTAGGGTCCCATATATCCAGGGTCCGTTCACTTGATTTGGACAAGTGGCC accTGGCCATCTTAGTGTAATGTTAGCTATAGGAAACACACTAGCAAATTCAGTGTGGGAGTGCAATATTCAAGGGAGGTTGAAACCGAGTCCTAATTCCAGCCGGGAAGAGAAAGAACAGTGGATTAGATGGAAATATGAGAGTAAAGACTTCTTACCTCCACCTAGCAATACAATGCCCCTGGGCCAACAGCTCGTAGATGTCGTTTGTAGTGCTAACATAAAATCAATCATCCATGTTTTGGCACAAGCCAATACCGAACAGGTGAATTCTCATGTTTCCCCAAGAGATTTGAGGACACCTTTACATCTTGCTTGTGCAATGGGAAACTTGGCAGTGGCTCAACTATTGATCTGG CATAATGCAAATGTTAAAAGCATAGATCAAGATGGGCGTACACCCTTAGCCTACGCTAGAGCTGCTCTGAGCATAGCAATTGCCAAGAACCAAACAAACAACACTGCAAATTCTGAAGCAAATGTATCAACTTGTAGAAGTCTGATTGAGCTCCTGATATCATATGGTTGTCCAGAACTATCCACATTTGTTCCTGGTAGTGGAACCCTTCCTCGCCGTAGAGGTAACCAAGCCATCCAACATTTAGAAAAATTACCTTCAAGCATCCTTTAG